A stretch of Saccharothrix texasensis DNA encodes these proteins:
- a CDS encoding helix-turn-helix transcriptional regulator, whose amino-acid sequence MPPKKLPDQRTRVRRLKTPEVSELTGIPQSTLRWWRHEDRGPESYVLEGSVVYDEDKVLAWVDAQKAASVRGGVR is encoded by the coding sequence ATGCCCCCTAAGAAACTACCCGACCAGCGCACCAGAGTACGGCGGCTGAAGACCCCCGAGGTCTCCGAACTCACCGGTATCCCCCAGTCCACCCTGCGCTGGTGGCGACACGAGGACCGTGGGCCCGAGAGCTACGTGCTGGAGGGCTCCGTCGTCTACGACGAGGACAAGGTCCTGGCCTGGGTGGACGCCCAGAAGGCCGCGTCGGTGCGGGGCGGTGTGCGATGA
- a CDS encoding GbsR/MarR family transcriptional regulator, with amino-acid sequence MTQVDERDDQAVLRFIERFSSVFTESGMARMPARVFVALLAADSGEMTSAELADLLRVSPAAISGAVRYLTQVGLVSRERETGTRRDIYRVLDDLWYEALFRRDEMLRRMTGPLREGISALGAGTPAGRRISETLMFFEFFHAELPNMLRHWRTYRDERLGASGSPDRPTEPS; translated from the coding sequence GTGACACAGGTGGACGAGCGGGACGATCAGGCCGTGCTGCGCTTCATCGAGCGCTTCTCCTCGGTGTTCACCGAGTCGGGCATGGCGAGGATGCCCGCCCGGGTGTTCGTCGCGCTGCTGGCCGCCGACTCCGGCGAGATGACCTCCGCCGAGCTGGCGGACCTGCTGCGCGTCTCCCCCGCCGCCATCTCCGGCGCGGTCCGCTACCTCACCCAGGTCGGCCTGGTGAGCCGCGAGCGGGAGACGGGCACCCGCCGCGACATCTACCGCGTGCTCGACGACCTCTGGTACGAGGCGCTGTTCCGCCGCGACGAGATGCTCCGCCGGATGACCGGACCGCTGCGGGAGGGCATCAGCGCGCTCGGCGCCGGCACACCCGCGGGCAGGCGGATCTCCGAGACCCTGATGTTCTTCGAGTTCTTCCACGCCGAGCTGCCGAACATGCTCCGGCACTGGCGGACGTACCGGGACGAGCGACTGGGCGCGTCGGGTTCACCCGACCGGCCCACCGAGCCGTCCTGA
- a CDS encoding ParB/RepB/Spo0J family partition protein, with protein sequence MSRNHTARTRAALGHTQPLRSGRISITRLRLHPANMHRDPGDLTELVESIGQFGLLQPLLVQQRGEVHEIVDGRRRYLACRLANLRTVPVMWQASVTDDEVVAITVATDVHKKPMSPAERAHAIRCLRADGWTVREVAERYGKSEATIYNWLAQNPDDAPTPSARTSTGTTDPDPATFKTRRAPGWVQKGVDRLAERVLADAAETGLTGPQVVELVAELRGLTVSGGEAR encoded by the coding sequence ATGAGCCGCAACCACACCGCCCGCACCCGCGCAGCGCTGGGCCACACCCAGCCGCTGCGCTCGGGCCGTATCTCGATCACCCGGCTGCGGCTGCACCCCGCCAACATGCACCGAGACCCGGGGGACCTCACCGAACTGGTCGAGTCGATCGGCCAGTTCGGACTGCTGCAGCCGCTGCTGGTGCAACAGCGCGGCGAAGTCCACGAGATCGTGGACGGCCGCCGCCGCTACCTGGCGTGCCGGTTGGCCAACTTGCGCACCGTGCCGGTCATGTGGCAGGCGTCGGTGACCGACGACGAGGTCGTGGCCATCACCGTGGCCACCGACGTGCACAAGAAGCCGATGAGCCCGGCCGAGCGGGCGCACGCCATCCGGTGCCTGCGCGCGGACGGGTGGACGGTCCGGGAAGTCGCCGAGCGCTACGGCAAGAGCGAAGCGACCATCTACAACTGGCTTGCCCAGAACCCCGACGACGCCCCGACGCCCTCCGCCCGCACGTCCACCGGCACGACGGATCCGGACCCGGCGACGTTCAAGACGCGGCGCGCGCCCGGCTGGGTGCAGAAGGGCGTGGACCGCCTGGCCGAACGGGTCCTGGCCGACGCCGCCGAGACCGGCCTGACCGGTCCGCAGGTCGTCGAGCTCGTCGCCGAGCTGCGCGGCCTCACCGTCTCCGGCGGTGAGGCCCGGTGA
- a CDS encoding archaellin/type IV pilin N-terminal domain-containing protein, producing MTAAVRLAVDVAEVVAAWLHLVVWTGVVMALVALAGAAVAAVDGPAAGGLVVGSLSVVVDLVLVHVALHARSLPTVRLLMPQTHPRAIRRAAIGVFAALLLVAVVLTVTGCVPDDRPTQVVTTTVVEITGVVNQR from the coding sequence GTGACCGCCGCCGTGCGCCTGGCCGTCGACGTCGCCGAGGTCGTGGCCGCGTGGCTGCACCTCGTGGTGTGGACCGGCGTCGTCATGGCGCTGGTCGCGCTGGCCGGTGCCGCCGTGGCCGCCGTCGACGGCCCGGCCGCCGGCGGTCTGGTCGTCGGCTCCCTGTCCGTCGTCGTGGACCTGGTCCTGGTCCACGTCGCCCTGCACGCCCGTTCGCTTCCCACCGTGAGGCTGCTCATGCCCCAGACCCACCCGCGTGCCATCCGGCGCGCAGCCATCGGCGTGTTCGCCGCGCTCCTTCTCGTCGCCGTCGTGTTGACGGTGACGGGCTGCGTGCCCGACGACCGGCCGACGCAGGTCGTCACCACCACCGTGGTCGAGATCACCGGGGTGGTGAACCAGCGATGA
- a CDS encoding HNH endonuclease signature motif containing protein, with protein MAWLKGDDKANGNPKLRAVAQASRTGGWGVLFSWLYAAQQGTDGWLPQWVVDREFTEKELTAVTTIKANGRAPLLHKFDPDVPDEDLCSCLHDKKWTAEMGGYWIHDWLNHNPSKAENTVHRAKGTELKDQDLILLIRQRDGNACRYCLTVVPWADRKSPRMLTIDHVDPTLAAGADNLVVACMFCNSKKKDARTPAAAGLTLHGPPVDVPTNPGVFPPVGWPKGTDPFSIERHTPWPQPGAEPAETTDRITTGSPDPSPDPDLIGPDSDHRSDPDPTSDPQPGDSPVENRAHQREQTSRASPGTTTDGLPPQRGRAGGGSRSPQVPHAGDVGPAGRRPVIGPATTPRSAANPPTYRKSATSNPPPEEEGPP; from the coding sequence ATGGCGTGGCTGAAAGGCGACGACAAGGCCAACGGCAACCCCAAGCTGCGCGCGGTCGCGCAGGCCTCCCGCACCGGCGGATGGGGCGTGCTGTTCAGCTGGCTCTACGCCGCCCAACAGGGCACCGACGGGTGGCTCCCGCAGTGGGTGGTCGACCGCGAGTTCACCGAGAAGGAACTCACCGCGGTCACCACGATCAAGGCCAACGGCCGCGCGCCCCTGCTGCACAAGTTCGACCCGGACGTGCCCGACGAGGACCTCTGCTCGTGCCTGCACGACAAGAAGTGGACCGCCGAGATGGGCGGCTACTGGATCCACGACTGGCTCAACCACAACCCCAGCAAGGCCGAGAACACCGTCCACCGCGCCAAGGGCACCGAGCTCAAGGACCAGGACCTCATCCTGCTGATCCGTCAGCGCGACGGCAACGCCTGCCGCTACTGCCTCACCGTCGTGCCCTGGGCCGACCGCAAGAGCCCGCGGATGCTGACGATCGACCACGTCGACCCCACCCTCGCGGCGGGCGCCGACAACCTCGTCGTGGCGTGCATGTTCTGCAACAGCAAGAAGAAGGACGCGCGCACCCCGGCTGCGGCCGGGCTCACCCTGCACGGCCCGCCCGTCGACGTGCCCACCAACCCCGGCGTGTTCCCGCCCGTGGGCTGGCCCAAGGGCACCGACCCGTTCTCGATCGAACGCCACACCCCGTGGCCGCAACCCGGCGCGGAACCCGCCGAGACCACCGACCGGATCACCACCGGATCACCTGATCCATCACCTGATCCGGATCTGATCGGACCTGATTCCGATCACCGATCCGATCCCGACCCGACCAGTGATCCACAACCGGGGGACAGCCCTGTGGAAAACCGGGCTCACCAGCGGGAACAGACCTCCAGGGCATCGCCGGGTACGACCACAGACGGCCTGCCTCCCCAGAGGGGTAGGGCAGGTGGGGGCAGCCGCTCACCACAGGTTCCACACGCAGGCGACGTAGGCCCGGCAGGCAGAAGACCCGTCATCGGACCTGCCACCACACCCCGCTCCGCAGCCAACCCACCCACCTACCGCAAGTCCGCAACCAGCAACCCACCACCGGAGGAGGAAGGCCCGCCGTGA
- a CDS encoding zinc finger domain-containing protein produces MRADVTSPVGRLLRGHLADEHRRALAEVVGAFLADDQAPMPVTLAEAFDALLVSLRLPGLDLVVAPGAPTVDPWRVECPACAAAPWHPCRGVGATVLHVDRLVAVVVGLADQHADVHAEVADAVAVEGLAIDVPVSGSLS; encoded by the coding sequence GTGCGAGCTGACGTGACGTCGCCCGTCGGGCGGCTGCTGCGCGGGCACTTGGCCGACGAGCACCGGCGCGCGCTGGCCGAAGTCGTCGGCGCGTTCCTCGCCGACGACCAGGCCCCCATGCCGGTGACGCTCGCTGAGGCCTTCGACGCGCTGCTGGTGAGCTTGCGGCTGCCGGGTCTGGACCTGGTGGTGGCGCCGGGCGCACCGACGGTGGACCCCTGGCGGGTGGAGTGCCCGGCGTGCGCGGCGGCTCCGTGGCACCCCTGCCGCGGGGTCGGCGCGACCGTGCTCCACGTCGACCGCTTGGTGGCGGTGGTCGTCGGCCTGGCCGACCAACACGCCGACGTGCACGCCGAGGTCGCCGACGCTGTAGCGGTCGAGGGCCTGGCCATCGACGTGCCGGTGTCCGGGAGTTTGTCGTGA
- a CDS encoding tyrosine-type recombinase/integrase, translated as MAPQDLWLKKDGTRSARYGRGKRWRVAYEDPNTGEVKTEAFTRKSDAETFEAAIKTDIARGLYIDPEAGKIKVRDFAETWRLNQLHAPLTVQRTETALRLHVLPLLGHLSMVSVRSSTMKAWVKDRATVLAPSTLRVIYLGIVAPMFEQAVLDRVIGVTPCRGIRLPEVEQKDLVVPTLEQVHRVAQALPRRFRPIPLLAAGCGWRGGEIFGAEVDAFNLLHRRATVRQQIVRANGGPAFLAAPKTRQSVRMTPLPDVLVDAIGDHIGRYEPAEVKIVDRTNPRVPLTRTARLMFSTVTGRPLHSSIWADIWPDAVDEAGLPEGTGLHALRHYFATALIANGASVKTVQKLLGHSKPSTTLDVYTAFWPEQKDSTRSLLNDAFDGRKSDEDGEDPVAESPGGS; from the coding sequence ATGGCACCACAGGACCTGTGGCTGAAGAAGGACGGCACACGGTCGGCCAGATACGGCCGTGGCAAGCGGTGGCGGGTCGCCTACGAGGACCCCAACACCGGCGAGGTCAAGACGGAGGCGTTCACCCGCAAGTCCGACGCGGAGACGTTCGAGGCCGCCATCAAGACTGACATCGCGCGTGGCCTCTATATCGACCCCGAGGCCGGGAAGATCAAAGTTCGGGACTTCGCCGAGACCTGGCGACTCAACCAGCTCCACGCCCCGCTCACGGTACAACGCACCGAAACCGCGCTCCGGCTGCACGTGCTCCCTCTGCTAGGCCACCTGTCGATGGTGTCGGTTCGCAGCTCGACCATGAAGGCATGGGTCAAGGACCGTGCCACCGTGCTCGCCCCGAGCACCCTGCGGGTGATCTATCTCGGCATCGTCGCGCCAATGTTCGAGCAGGCCGTGCTCGATCGCGTGATCGGCGTGACACCGTGCCGCGGTATCCGACTGCCCGAGGTCGAGCAGAAGGATCTCGTCGTCCCCACCCTGGAGCAGGTGCACCGAGTGGCCCAGGCGCTGCCGCGCCGGTTCCGGCCGATCCCGCTGCTCGCTGCTGGCTGCGGCTGGAGGGGCGGCGAGATATTCGGGGCCGAGGTGGACGCGTTCAACCTGCTGCACAGGCGCGCGACCGTGCGTCAGCAGATCGTGAGGGCCAACGGCGGCCCGGCCTTCCTTGCGGCGCCGAAGACCCGGCAGAGCGTCCGCATGACGCCGCTGCCCGACGTCTTGGTCGATGCCATCGGCGACCACATCGGTCGGTACGAGCCCGCCGAGGTCAAGATCGTGGACAGGACGAACCCCCGAGTCCCCCTGACGCGCACCGCTCGGCTGATGTTCAGCACGGTGACGGGCCGGCCGCTCCACAGCTCGATCTGGGCCGACATCTGGCCGGACGCGGTGGACGAGGCGGGACTCCCAGAAGGCACCGGTCTGCACGCACTAAGGCACTACTTCGCCACCGCCTTGATCGCCAACGGTGCATCGGTGAAGACCGTGCAGAAGCTGTTGGGCCACTCCAAACCGTCGACCACCCTGGACGTGTACACGGCCTTCTGGCCGGAGCAGAAGGACTCGACACGGTCGCTGCTCAACGACGCGTTCGACGGTCGTAAGTCCGATGAGGACGGAGAGGATCCGGTGGCGGAGTCTCCGGGTGGTTCGTGA
- a CDS encoding HNH endonuclease — translation MPRTTWLVRGTRTSGVVVAVAKWQGRKGRPWRRIVAATKRLPPVCGRCGLQIDMTLPPNHRMSYTTGHRRARARGGVASVANARPEHRACNSSAGADVPGRRTQAFRRSQEW, via the coding sequence GTGCCCCGCACCACCTGGTTGGTGCGGGGCACGCGCACGTCCGGGGTGGTGGTCGCGGTGGCGAAGTGGCAGGGGCGCAAGGGCAGGCCGTGGCGGCGGATCGTCGCGGCGACCAAGCGACTGCCGCCGGTGTGCGGCAGGTGCGGCCTGCAGATCGACATGACCCTGCCGCCCAACCACCGCATGAGCTACACCACCGGACACCGGCGTGCCCGGGCACGTGGCGGGGTGGCGTCGGTGGCCAACGCCCGGCCCGAGCACCGCGCCTGCAACAGCAGCGCCGGTGCAGACGTGCCGGGCCGGAGGACCCAGGCGTTCCGACGATCGCAGGAGTGGTGA
- a CDS encoding phage portal protein translates to MSYLTRSRRPERANAPLRPWRHYVSDYDGLGAGYAAVHVGSAESALQAVAIGSSVDLLASLASELPVGVYTGSKGSRRSLPTPGYLLDPAGDGHGLADWMYQLLVSWLLRGNAFGTVLEQSRGYPTQITLHYPDSVTGWLGGNGVPEWSVDGKTVDLETFRHLRVNPMPGVVLGMSPVQRHARTIGLNLVATQFGLQWFTDGAHPGALLTNSEADLSDETVVRRVKDRFLAVIRGSREPLVLGKGWEYAPIQLKPEESQFLQTQGYSAADCCRIFGPGIAELLGYETGGSMRYTNVESRSAHVLVYALNKWLRRADRVLTSMLPDGQYARIDRDAVLQSTTLERYRAHHLALGDRWKTVNDVRADEELPPVTWGDEPNPVGGASGAGGDDGGPDDPEDGRP, encoded by the coding sequence GTGAGCTACCTGACGCGGTCACGTCGTCCTGAGCGGGCGAACGCGCCCCTTCGGCCGTGGCGGCACTACGTGTCCGACTACGACGGTCTGGGAGCCGGCTACGCGGCCGTGCACGTGGGCTCGGCGGAGTCGGCGCTGCAGGCCGTGGCGATCGGCTCGTCGGTGGACCTGCTGGCGTCTCTGGCCTCGGAGCTGCCGGTGGGCGTCTACACCGGCTCGAAGGGCTCCCGGCGGTCGTTGCCGACTCCTGGATACCTGCTCGACCCGGCCGGCGACGGGCACGGCCTGGCCGACTGGATGTACCAGCTGCTGGTGTCGTGGCTGTTGCGCGGCAACGCGTTCGGCACGGTGCTGGAACAGTCCCGCGGCTACCCGACGCAGATCACCCTGCACTACCCGGACTCGGTGACGGGCTGGTTGGGCGGCAACGGTGTGCCCGAGTGGTCGGTGGACGGCAAGACAGTCGACCTGGAGACCTTCCGGCACCTCCGGGTCAACCCGATGCCCGGCGTGGTGCTGGGCATGTCGCCGGTGCAGCGCCACGCCCGCACGATCGGCCTCAACCTCGTGGCGACCCAGTTCGGGCTGCAGTGGTTCACCGACGGGGCGCATCCCGGCGCGCTGCTGACCAACAGCGAAGCCGACCTGTCCGACGAAACCGTCGTGCGCCGGGTCAAGGACCGGTTCCTCGCGGTGATCCGCGGATCGCGCGAGCCGCTGGTGCTGGGCAAGGGCTGGGAGTACGCCCCTATCCAGCTCAAGCCCGAGGAGTCGCAGTTCCTGCAGACCCAGGGCTACAGCGCCGCGGACTGCTGCAGGATCTTCGGCCCGGGTATCGCCGAGCTGCTGGGCTACGAGACCGGCGGCAGCATGCGCTACACCAACGTGGAGTCGCGCAGCGCGCACGTGCTGGTGTACGCGCTGAACAAGTGGCTGCGGCGCGCCGACCGGGTGTTGACGTCGATGCTGCCGGACGGGCAGTACGCGCGCATCGACCGCGACGCGGTGTTGCAGTCCACCACTCTGGAGCGCTACCGCGCTCACCACCTGGCGCTGGGCGACCGGTGGAAGACGGTCAACGACGTCCGAGCCGACGAGGAGCTGCCCCCGGTCACGTGGGGCGACGAGCCCAACCCCGTGGGCGGTGCGTCCGGCGCGGGCGGCGATGACGGCGGGCCCGACGACCCCGAGGACGGGAGACCATGA
- a CDS encoding helix-turn-helix domain-containing protein — MAHGRPSYRFDGDGLRTRRETGGMSLRALAKRCEQHGYRVGDSQLSKIERGLCTPRPGLLRVLARIFNVPTEALLLSATSAA; from the coding sequence ATGGCACACGGCCGACCTTCCTACCGCTTCGACGGCGACGGGCTCCGCACCCGGCGCGAGACCGGCGGCATGTCGCTGCGAGCCCTCGCCAAGCGCTGTGAACAGCACGGATACCGAGTGGGTGACTCGCAGCTCTCGAAGATCGAGCGTGGTCTCTGCACGCCTCGTCCCGGGCTGCTGAGGGTCCTCGCGCGCATCTTCAACGTGCCCACCGAGGCCCTGCTGCTCTCTGCGACCTCCGCAGCCTGA
- a CDS encoding AAA family ATPase: MSVRHVVLITGPPCAGKTTLARALAVQRPGLVVDRDLIARTLGSRAGHDHGRRITQRAEMRLRAELDRIAEAEDVTAYVVRCLPYPDERERLAARLRAELVLLDPGMVECLRRAGVDHRPEGTGDAIRQWYARAGLVPTVPSTTAERPDQFRRSQAW; this comes from the coding sequence GTGAGCGTGCGGCACGTGGTGCTGATCACCGGCCCGCCGTGCGCGGGCAAGACCACCTTGGCGAGAGCGCTGGCGGTGCAGCGGCCCGGCCTGGTCGTCGACCGCGACCTGATCGCCCGCACGCTGGGCAGCCGGGCCGGGCACGACCACGGCCGCCGGATCACGCAGCGCGCCGAGATGCGGCTGCGCGCCGAACTGGACCGGATCGCCGAGGCCGAGGATGTCACCGCGTACGTGGTGCGCTGCCTGCCCTACCCCGACGAGCGGGAGCGCCTGGCCGCCCGGCTGCGCGCCGAGCTGGTGCTGCTCGACCCCGGCATGGTCGAGTGCCTGCGCCGGGCTGGCGTCGACCACCGTCCTGAGGGGACTGGCGACGCCATCCGGCAGTGGTACGCCCGGGCCGGGCTGGTCCCGACCGTCCCGTCGACCACTGCGGAGCGGCCTGATCAGTTCCGCAGGTCACAGGCATGGTGA
- a CDS encoding ABC transporter ATP-binding protein, whose protein sequence is MTAAISVSGLVKTFGPTRALDGLDLTVREGEVHGFLGPNGSGKSTTIRVLLGLLRADAGSASLLGGDPWRDTAELHRRLAYVPGDVSLWPNLTGGEVIDLLGRLRGGLDEKRRADLLERFELDPRKKGRTYSKGNRQKVALVAALASDVELLILDEPTSGLDPLMEAVFQEAVHELRGERTVLLSSHILAEVEALCDRVSIIRNGRTVETGTLADLRHLTRTSVSAELVGAPAGLAGLPGVHDLVVEGNRVRFEVDTDHLDAALRALVGSGVRTLTSQPPTLEELFLRHYEDELPAGQAEGAMSS, encoded by the coding sequence ATGACTGCTGCGATATCCGTGTCGGGCCTGGTCAAGACGTTCGGCCCGACGCGTGCACTGGACGGTCTCGACCTGACCGTCCGCGAGGGGGAGGTGCACGGCTTCCTCGGCCCCAACGGGTCGGGCAAGTCGACCACCATCCGGGTCCTGCTGGGGTTGCTGCGCGCCGACGCGGGCTCCGCGTCGCTGCTGGGCGGCGACCCGTGGCGCGACACCGCCGAGCTGCACCGCAGGCTCGCCTACGTGCCCGGCGACGTGAGCCTGTGGCCGAACCTGACCGGCGGCGAGGTCATCGACCTGCTCGGCAGGCTGCGCGGCGGGCTGGACGAGAAGCGCCGCGCCGACCTGCTGGAGCGCTTCGAGCTGGACCCGCGCAAGAAGGGCCGCACCTACTCCAAGGGCAACCGGCAGAAGGTGGCCCTGGTCGCGGCGCTGGCCTCGGACGTGGAGCTGCTGATCCTGGACGAGCCGACCTCCGGGCTGGACCCGCTGATGGAGGCCGTGTTCCAGGAGGCGGTGCACGAGCTGCGCGGCGAGCGGACGGTGCTGCTGTCCAGCCACATCCTGGCCGAGGTCGAGGCGCTGTGCGACCGGGTGAGCATCATCCGCAACGGCCGCACGGTCGAGACCGGCACGTTGGCCGACCTGCGCCACCTCACCCGCACCAGCGTCTCCGCCGAGCTCGTCGGCGCGCCCGCCGGGCTGGCCGGGCTGCCCGGCGTGCACGACCTGGTGGTCGAGGGGAACCGGGTGCGGTTCGAGGTCGACACCGACCACCTGGACGCGGCGCTGCGCGCCCTGGTCGGCAGCGGCGTGCGCACGCTGACCAGCCAACCGCCCACGCTGGAGGAGCTGTTCCTGCGCCACTACGAGGACGAGCTGCCCGCCGGGCAGGCCGAGGGGGCGATGTCGTCGTGA
- a CDS encoding helix-turn-helix domain-containing protein, with product MSDRITVISDVIAAAIREHRKKRGLTRDELATELWDVGAPQSMSAAVVGYIETGRRDKDGQRRREVTADELVLIAAALSTPVRDLLGEHAEKFGFDDAPPCTECAERRRRGGQVLAQAREDVEDMGELDEFEGTLAAALFVVAEAVDNGHDKLPQLVKELRELTAALMAGRAEPPPEEDDLDDAGEPD from the coding sequence ATGAGCGATCGGATCACCGTGATCAGCGATGTGATAGCCGCTGCGATCCGGGAGCACCGCAAGAAGCGCGGGCTCACGCGCGACGAGCTCGCGACGGAGCTGTGGGACGTCGGCGCGCCGCAGTCGATGTCGGCCGCGGTCGTCGGCTACATCGAGACCGGCCGGCGCGACAAGGACGGCCAGCGGCGCCGCGAGGTCACCGCCGACGAGCTCGTGCTGATCGCTGCGGCGCTGTCCACGCCGGTGCGCGACCTGCTCGGCGAGCACGCCGAGAAGTTCGGCTTCGACGACGCCCCGCCGTGCACCGAGTGCGCCGAGCGGCGCCGGCGTGGCGGGCAGGTTCTGGCCCAGGCCCGCGAGGACGTCGAGGACATGGGCGAGCTCGACGAGTTCGAGGGCACGCTGGCGGCGGCGCTGTTCGTGGTGGCCGAGGCTGTCGACAACGGCCACGACAAGCTGCCGCAGCTGGTCAAGGAGCTGCGCGAGCTCACCGCGGCGCTCATGGCCGGCCGTGCCGAGCCTCCTCCCGAGGAGGACGATCTTGACGACGCCGGAGAGCCGGACTGA
- a CDS encoding terminase large subunit domain-containing protein: protein MTTPESRTEELREQLSRLYGLECVPRWGTPRNEDRKTYGGKVAKYAAALGTPFMPWQRYVADVALEVDPDTGLLVYRHVLLMVPRQSGKTTLQQALMAWRACAWPRQGIVYTAQTRNLAREKWEEEHVEALKAAPAVWKRVKAVVTANGREHIKFHNRSRWGISANTKKSGHGPVLDMAMIDEAFAQVDNRLEAAFGPAMITRPQPQLWIVSTAGDEDSEFLNFKRQLAHDIIESDLRLASRFCAFDWTPPDVYDRTDRRVWRAVMPALGHTQTEEAVQAELESMAPADFDRAFLNVTSVEQPEPDKNVPSQEWPGLVDLESKRGRYVALAVDITPDRQYACIAVYSVREDGLEHVEVVDHQAGVNWLPERLKQLRDRHNPIAIAIDAKGPGGALLLELEEDAERLKRENRPSGLSRPKNPDKPAWGDLAVPTAADVAAACGAFTDACRPPKDAPDDEAQADDGHDDGAALVVDGEFEVVSEVVLGTIRHLDQLPLNLALANAVSRPLGDAYAWGRMKSSGDISPLVAVTLARWAYRARVHLVVQAYDPLANIW from the coding sequence TTGACGACGCCGGAGAGCCGGACTGAGGAGCTGCGCGAGCAGCTGAGCCGGCTCTACGGCCTGGAGTGCGTGCCCCGGTGGGGAACCCCGCGCAACGAGGACCGCAAGACCTACGGCGGCAAGGTCGCCAAGTACGCCGCCGCGCTCGGCACGCCGTTCATGCCGTGGCAGCGGTACGTCGCCGACGTGGCGCTGGAGGTCGACCCGGACACGGGGCTGCTGGTCTACCGGCACGTGCTGCTGATGGTGCCCAGGCAGTCGGGCAAGACCACGTTGCAGCAGGCGCTGATGGCGTGGCGGGCGTGCGCCTGGCCCCGGCAGGGCATCGTCTACACCGCACAGACGCGCAACCTCGCCCGCGAGAAGTGGGAAGAGGAGCACGTCGAAGCGCTCAAGGCCGCGCCGGCGGTGTGGAAGCGCGTCAAGGCGGTCGTGACCGCCAACGGGCGCGAGCACATCAAGTTCCACAACCGCAGCCGGTGGGGCATCTCGGCCAACACCAAGAAGTCCGGTCACGGCCCGGTGTTGGACATGGCGATGATCGACGAGGCGTTCGCCCAGGTCGACAACCGCCTGGAGGCCGCGTTCGGCCCCGCGATGATCACCCGGCCGCAGCCGCAGCTGTGGATCGTCTCCACCGCCGGTGACGAGGACAGCGAGTTCCTGAACTTCAAGCGCCAGCTGGCGCACGACATCATCGAGTCGGATCTCCGCCTCGCCTCGCGGTTCTGCGCGTTCGACTGGACCCCGCCCGACGTGTACGACCGCACCGACCGGCGGGTGTGGCGCGCGGTGATGCCCGCGCTGGGCCACACCCAGACCGAGGAAGCCGTGCAGGCCGAGCTGGAGTCGATGGCCCCGGCCGATTTCGACCGCGCGTTCCTCAACGTCACCTCCGTCGAGCAGCCCGAGCCCGACAAGAACGTGCCCTCGCAGGAATGGCCCGGCCTGGTCGACCTGGAGTCCAAGCGCGGCAGGTACGTGGCCCTGGCGGTGGACATCACCCCGGACCGGCAGTACGCCTGCATCGCGGTCTACAGCGTCCGTGAGGACGGCCTGGAGCACGTGGAGGTCGTCGACCACCAGGCGGGCGTCAACTGGCTGCCCGAGCGGCTCAAGCAGCTGCGGGACAGGCACAACCCGATCGCGATCGCGATCGACGCCAAGGGGCCGGGCGGCGCGCTGCTGCTGGAGCTGGAGGAAGACGCCGAGCGTCTGAAGCGTGAGAACAGGCCCAGCGGGTTGTCGCGGCCGAAGAACCCCGACAAGCCCGCGTGGGGCGATCTGGCGGTGCCCACCGCGGCCGACGTCGCCGCGGCGTGCGGCGCGTTCACCGACGCCTGCCGGCCCCCCAAGGACGCGCCCGACGACGAGGCCCAGGCCGACGACGGACACGACGACGGCGCTGCCCTGGTGGTCGACGGCGAGTTCGAGGTGGTGTCCGAGGTCGTGCTGGGCACGATCCGGCACCTGGATCAGTTGCCGCTCAACCTGGCCCTCGCCAACGCAGTCAGCCGCCCCTTGGGCGACGCCTACGCGTGGGGCCGGATGAAGTCGTCCGGCGACATCAGCCCTCTGGTAGCGGTCACATTGGCGCGGTGGGCGTATCGGGCGCGGGTGCACCTGGTGGTCCAGGCCTATGACCCCTTGGCGAACATCTGGTGA